From Penicillium psychrofluorescens genome assembly, chromosome: 1, one genomic window encodes:
- a CDS encoding uncharacterized protein (ID:PFLUO_000776-T1.cds;~source:funannotate) codes for MGKSKQKNSSKSAEKHQATEKRRHQLRLAQQAFRKRKDNAITDLQKQVDEMQSGIDDLSSSFLSFSEMLLKDEHLGHSAHVAQSLWSLSQQFVALAKRARDEDNEDNDVDVGVSGQDPEKKDQSAKLSALSRTTPPATLYFQLPSPVLSPPLDLDTPPNPAWSFAQHLVLACFQNGHRLLLRSPRTSLRVQEVFGAAFSASERNQTIALFQEILADITGHAAAMRTNILTLFQRESSPDQPALFEGLPSMARLQSPEYLQGKWVDAYGVQRILLKSGLSLAGFDLGPFIQRRLLQRILLGGADDSQGLSKMGICAGPGPVFRRESVDRVLVDLRG; via the exons atgggCAAGTCCAAGCAAAAGAACTCTTCCAAGAGCGCGGAGAAGCACCAAGCCACGGAG AAACGACGACATCAGCTCCGTCTCGCGCAGCAAGCGTTCCGAAAACGCAAAGACAATGCCATAACTGATCTACAGAAGCAGGTGGATGAGATGCAGAGTGGGATCGATGATCTGAGCAgctcctttctctcctttaGTGAGATGCTCCTCAAGGACGAGCACCTCGGACACTCTGCCCACGTCGCGCAATCGCTCTGGAGTCTATCGCAGCAGTTTGTGGCGCTGGCGAAAAGGGCCAGAGACGAAGACAATGAAGAcaatgatgttgatgtcggCGTCTCCGGACAAGATCCCGAGAAAAAAGATCAGTCGGCAAAGTTATCCGCACTGTCTCGAACTACACCTCCAGCCACACTGTATTTCCAACTCCCGTCGCCAGTTCTATCTCCACCATTGGATCTGGATACTCCCCCAAACCCAGCCTGGTCCTTTGCACAACACCTCGTGCTAGCATGCTTCCAAAACGGAcaccgcctcctcctgcGATCCCCAAGAACCAGCCTCAGGGTCCAAGAAGTCTTTGGCGCGGCGTTTTCCGCCTCGGAAAGAAATCAAACCATCGCCTTGTTCCAGGAGATTCTGGCCGATATCACGGGCCATGCTGCCGCAATGCGCACGAATATACTTACTCTCTTTCAGCGGGAAAGCAGTCCCGATCAGCCTGCTTTATTTGAGGGGCTGCCGTCCATGGCGCGGTTGCAAAGTCCAGAATATCTGCAAGGGAAATGGGTGGATGCATATGGCGTGCAACGGATTCTGTTGAAGAGTGGGTTATCATTGGCCGGGTTTGATCTCGGTCCTTTTATTCAGCGTAGGTTGTTGCAACGCATTCTTTTGGGCGGTGCTGACGACTCCCAAGGTCTTTCGAAGATGGGCATCTGTGCCGGGCCGGGGCCCGTTTTTCGCCGC
- a CDS encoding uncharacterized protein (ID:PFLUO_000777-T1.cds;~source:funannotate): MSSPLVFITGSTGFIGSQVAPDVLKAGYRVRLSIRDPKQEAALRARYSDFDKKSIEVSLVPDMSKQEYFDTALKDVDHVFHLASPLPAPSGELKKDYIDPAVNGTLAVLRAASAYPQIKKVIVMSSMAGTAPVPKENFLYNDETWNENSREVIPVDTSAIYPDDSIGGAKKYASSKIMAHQATRDFLKNENPHYNLITLHPGFVIGESLIQQTAEQISGGNVLLWMSLMSKQPFLGTAWVHVRDVADAHVKLLQTDLQTGTEIILSRPLIAWEDVVSFVRSKYPDLPVKLEPPIPGKCGMNIEIAEKNLGIQWRSMETIVQDFLDQQLALQAAS; this comes from the exons ATGTCCAGTCCCCTCGTCTTTATCACCGGTAGCACGGGCTTCATCGGCTCACAGGTAGCCCCAGATGTCCTGAAAGCAGGATACCGCGTGCGTCTCAGCATCCGCGATCCAAAGCAAGAAGCCGCCCTGCGAGCGCGCTACAGCGACTTTGACAAGAAGTCCATTGAGGTCAGCTTGGTTCCCGACATGTCCAAGCAGGAGTATTTCGATACGGCCCTCAAGGATGTGGACCATGTCTTCCATCTTGCCTCTCCGCTGCCCGCCCCAAGCGGCGAGTTGAAGAAAGATTACATTGATCCCGCTGTGAACGGTACACTGGCAGTTCTCCGTGCTGCGAGTGCTTACCCgcagatcaagaaggtgATTGTTatgtcgtcgatggcggGGACAGCACCCGTGCCAAAAGAGAATTTCTTGTACAACGATGAAACGTGGAACG AGAATAGCCGCGAGGTCATTCCCGTGGACACCTCGGCCATTTACCCAGATGACTCGATCGGCGGCGCAAAGAAATATGCCTCCTCCAAGATCATGGCTCACCAGGCGACACGCGACTTTCTCAAAAATGAGAACCCCCATTACAACCTGATCACCCTGCACCCAGGCTTCGTGATTGGCGAGAGTCTGATCCAGCAAACAGCGGAGCAGATCAGCGGCGGAAACGTCTTGCTCTGGATGTCTTTAATGAGCAAGCAGCCTTTCCTGGGTACGGCGTGGGTGCATGTTCGCGATGTAGCCGATGCACACGTCAAACTTTTGCAGACGGATCTGCAGACCGGGACGGAGATTATCCTCAGTCGTCCTTTGATTGCTTGGGAGGATGTTGTTTCGTTCGTGAGGAGCAAGTATCCCGATCTGCCGGTGAAACTGGAGCCGCCAATTCCAGGGAAATGCGGTATGAATATTGAGATTGCGGAGAAGAACCTCGGTATTCAGTGGAGAAGTATGGAGACTATTGTGCAGGATTTTCTGGATCAGCAGTTGGCTCTGCAGGCCGCGTCTTAG
- a CDS encoding uncharacterized protein (ID:PFLUO_000778-T1.cds;~source:funannotate) — MPVSHLTLTVSHLPTSTSFFLSCLQPLGYQFIGRHEAYIGFGQIQGEPADFWITEEKPGIPASAIHVAFPAPSRDAVRAFFICALKAGGKIHGEPKVRNAQSGYYSAAVIDFDGNSVEAVYRPEEENRPVVPKTSSNSEINTVRAASKAPTTAVPASSYVVQNTTSGDGIKATTIVGTLMGAAAGAAIAYAMVRGDSQSSKKTNIPPPPPPQRREHAAIMSPLSSAPSEEQQYPYDMQPILRALEAPPSRSIYSSPRTHSSHIHSASSKNPRASTIYNTSEHLNHTDNHRRASEGSIFSIPEDLPLRAIEYPPSRTERTMARPRILRLRSKRLAAVDEVMPLPALGLRLL, encoded by the exons ATGCCAGTCTCTCACCTGACCCTCACAGTCTCCCACCTTCCAACTTCGacatctttcttcttgtcctgCCTCCAGCCACTAGGCTACCAATTCATCGGTCGACACGAGGCCTACATTGGGTTCGGGCAGATTCAGGGCGAACCCGCCGACTTTTGGATCACAGAAGAGAAACCAGG TAtccccgccagcgccatccatGTCGCCTTTCCCGCTCCGTCCAGGGACGCGGTGAGGGCGTTCTTCATCTGTGCTCTCAAGGCCGGCGGGAAGATCCACGGCGAGCCGAAGGTCCGCAATGCGCAGTCCGGGTATTATAGTGCCGCCGTTATTGATTTTGATGGGAATAGCGTCGAGGCTGTTTATCGACCTGAGGAAGAGAACCGACCTGTGGTCCCCAAGACTAGTAGCAACAGCGAAATCAACACGGTAAGGGCGGCCTCCAAGGCGCCTACGACTGCCGTACCTGCTTCGTCATATGTCGTGCAAAACACCACCTCAGGCGATGGTATCAAAGCGACTACGATTGTTGGCACGCTCATGGGCGCTGCGGCGGGTGCGGCGATTGCATATGCCATGGTGAGAGGGGACTCGCAGTCTTCCAAAAAGACGAacattcctcctcctcctcctccacagcGTAGGGAACATGCTGCAATAATGTCACCTCTTTCTTCAGCACCGTCCGAGGAACAGCAATATCCATATGACATGCAACCGATACTCCGGGCCCTGGAAGCACCTCCATCCCGGAGCATCTATTCATCACCCCGTACACACTCATCCCACATTCACAGCGCCTCTTCGAAGAACCCACGCGCGAGCACAATTTACAACACCTCAGAGCATTTGAACCACACAGACAATCACCGTCGCGCCTCCGAGGGAAGCATCTTTTCCATTCCCGAAGACCTACCTCTCCGTGCAATCGAGTACCCGCCCA GCCGCACCGAGAGGACGATGGCAAGACCTCGCATTCTGCGTCTACGATCAAAGCGTCTAGCCGCCGTAGACGAAGTCATGCCTCTTCCCGCGCTGGGTCTTCGACTTCTGTGA
- a CDS encoding uncharacterized protein (ID:PFLUO_000779-T1.cds;~source:funannotate), translating to MSDAAQLAGKRKRARTQSCPPPELPQLVAEQHVPIPPHDKDTQRLIVILSNASLETYRASHGGRGGPKDEKYSLLNSDEHIGIMRKMNRDISEARPDITHQCLLTLLDSPVNKAGRLQIYIHTAKGVLIEVNPSVRIPRTFKRFAGLMVQLLHRLSIRSTNSQEKLLKVIKNPITDHLPPNCRKVTMSFEAPVVRTKDYIESLGPKESVAIFVGAMAKGYDDFADSFKDDTISISNYSLSASVACSKFCHAAEEVWDIL from the exons ATGTCGGACGCCGCACAGCTAGcaggaaagagaaagcgcGCGA GGACCCAGTCCTGCCCGCCGCCCGAGCTCCCGcagctcgtcgccgagcaGCATGTGCCCATCCCACCCCACGACAAAGACACCCAACGCTTGATCGTCATCCTCTCCAATGCCAGTCTGGAAACGTACCGGGCATCCCACGGCGGCCGGGGCGGGCCCAAGGATGAGAAATACTCCCTGCTGAACAGCGACGAGCACATCGGGATCATGCGCAAAATGAACCGGGATATCAGCGAGGCGCGCCCGGATATTACGCACCAG TGTCTCCTCACCCTCCTGGATTCCCCGGTCAACAAGGCTGGGCGGCTGCAGATTTACATCCACACGGCCAAGGGCGTTTTGATTGAAGTCAACCCCTCCGTCCGCATTCCCCGCACCTTTAAGCGCTTTGCCGGATTGATGGTCCAACTGCTGCACCGGCTCTCAATCCGCTCGACGAATTCCCAGGAGAAACTGctcaaggtcatcaagaaccCGATCACGGACCACCTGCCGCCCAACTGCCGCAAGGTGACTATGAGTTTCGAGGCGCCCGTGGTGCGCACCAAGGATTACATCGAGTCGCTGGGCCCGAAGGAGAGCGTTGCCATTTTCGTCGGCGCCATGGCCAAGGGCTATGATGACTTTGCCGACTCCTTCAAGGATGACACCATCAGTATCAGCAACTACAGTCTCAGTGCCAGTGTGGCCTGTAGCAAGTTCTGCCAcgcggccgaggaggtgTGGGATATTCTGTGA
- a CDS encoding uncharacterized protein (ID:PFLUO_000780-T1.cds;~source:funannotate), protein MKTYGSRPTWRVYDDERATKKRRVHHESDEAEANLQYAIRESSAAVLSSPSRRNSVLSEATDHIDDLDDLTTPPSSPPPRLSPPPANTRKPTFAFLKRKHTKDATPLSEVNSNSVRSVTDPPKAPKPPVMRQMQIDLGNEVRKTCATCGMEYIPSNPEDAALHKKFHEMNATGVDLGKAFVKANASRWVYEATRFDEGYVVIVDRKATPSAKNQAKKVLEVVNKELSSPEIEDDVLWSQIEPPPHLQEKEGTEKVDRYRVFLHMKDSLCVGVCLTERIWESRPVASESGSDDTNSSVTVGEETHPAIVGVSRIWTSGASRRKGIALDLLDCVVSNFIYGMEISKGELAFSQPTASGKRLAHKFFEAEQTWHVYNE, encoded by the coding sequence ATGAAAACATACGGCAGCAGACCGACCTGGCGCGTCTATGACGACGAGCGAGCCACCAAGAAACGACGCGTCCACCACGAGtccgacgaggccgaggccaacCTGCAGTATGCCATCCGAGAATCCTCCGCTGCCGTCTTGTCCAGCCCCTCGCGCCGGAACTCCGTCCTGTCCGAGGCCACCGACCACAtcgacgacctcgacgacCTGACCACCCCCCCCTcctcgccaccgccgcgccTGAGTCCCCCCCCGGCCAACACGCGCAAACCGACCTTTGCCTTTCTCAAGCGCAAGCACACCAAAGATGCCACACCGCTGTCAGAGGTCAACTCCAACAGCGTGCGCTCGGTGACCGACCCGCCCAAGGCCCCCAAGCCCCCCGTGATGCGCCAGATGCAGATCGACCTGGGGAATGAAGTGCGCAAGACCTGTGCGACGTGCGGCATGGAGTACATTCCGTCCAACCCGGAGGACGCGGCGCTGCATAAGAAATTCCATGAAATGAACGCGACGGGCGTCGATCTGGGCAAGGCCTTTGTCAAGGCCAACGCGTCGCGCTGGGTCTACGAGGCGACGCGCTTTGACGAGGGCTACGTGGTGATTGTGGATCGCAAGGCGACCCCGTCGGCCAAGAaccaggcgaagaaggtgctCGAGGTGGTCAACAAGGAGTTGTCCTCGcccgagatcgaggacgaCGTGCTCTGGAGCCAGATCGAACCACCGCCGCATCTacaggagaaggaagggaCGGAAAAGGTGGATCGATACCGCGTCTTCTTGCACATGAAGGACAGCCTCTGCGTCGGGGTGTGTCTGACGGAACGCATCTGGGAATCGCGCCCGGTCGCCTCGGAGTCCGGGTCGGACGACACGAACTCGTCCGTCACGGTGGGCGAGGAGACCCACCCGGCCATTGTCGGGGTATCGCGCATCTGGACATCTGGGGCGTCACGGCGGAAAGGCATtgcgctggatctgctggacTGCGTGGTGAGCAATTTTATCTATGGGATGGAGATCTCCAAGGGCGAGCTGGCGTTCAGCCAGCCCACGGCCAGTGGCAAGCGGCTGGCCCACAAGTTCTTTGAAGCGGAACAGACGTGGCATGTGTATAACGAGTGA
- a CDS encoding uncharacterized protein (ID:PFLUO_000781-T1.cds;~source:funannotate), protein MPSASKPNGMPITARSLEIETDDSTSSDEQANPFHPDYSASDDDDTSHGNDNHDRPRQSFGSAPPPAPSDPDGSSTPSSMGPFPSTDRSLATTKDKKPPPPPRSVHGKRIPTADHHSRTASDRLSFHASPPEALTSLRVLGSSHSNRSDYFAGEAVPSAESETPQRSRSEQKRPPTPPLSRRQSQMRRSKSTQSKSSTGRFNPLSADPESNSSLPPSPGPSGRSLASSSSPQDRKRISMPPSAFGDYMSTEGGSSPSRPPPPPTTSSSTSSTTFQQGRRASSYGASSSSAAPPPPPPRRARDSTLRSSEHQASAAEEPLPQPSNAQDILADLSRLQKEVDDLRGHYETSGRKVSE, encoded by the coding sequence aTGCCGTCCGCGAGCAAACCCAACGGCATGCCCATCACCGCCCGGTCGCTGGAGATCGAGACCGATGACTCGACCTCATCCGACGAACAAGCCAATCCCTTCCACCCCGACTACTCCGCCAGTGACGACGACGATACAAGCCACGGCAACGACAATCATGATCGACCGCGGCAATCCTTTGGTTCTGCTCCACCCCCAGCTCCATCCGACCCCGATGGATCTTCCACGCCATCGTCAATGGGGCCCTTCCCATCCACAGACCGCAGTCTGGCAACGACCAAAGACAAAAAacccccgccgccgccgagaagcGTGCATGGGAAGCGCATCCCGACGGCAGATCATCATTCTCGGACGGCTTCCGATCGGCTGTCCTTCCATGCCTCTCCCCCCGAGGCCCTGACGTCCTTACGGGTGTTAGGCTCGTCCCATTCCAACAGGTCCGACTACTTCGCGGGCGAAGCAGTACCATCCGCCGAGTCCGAGACTCCTCAGCGCAGCCGCTCCGAACAGAAGCGCCCACCCACCCCACCGCTCAGCCGGCGGCAGAGCCAGATGCGACGGTCCAAGTCGACCCAGTCGAAATCCAGCACGGGACGATTCAATCCATTATCCGCGGACCCAGAGAGCAACAGCTCTCTACCGCCCAGCCCGGGTCCCTCAGGCCGGTCTctcgcctcttcctcttcaccgCAGGACCGCAAGCGTATCAGCATGCCCCCGTCTGCATTTGGAGACTACATGTCTACCGAAGGGGGTTCCTCTCCATctcgaccaccaccgcccccaaccacatcgtcatccacaTCATCGACAACCTTCCaacaaggccgacgagcgTCGTCGTATGGCGCTAGTTCTTCGTCGGCTgctccgcctcctccaccaccacgacgCGCCCGAGACTCGACTCTCCGCAGCAGTGAACATCAGGCATCAGCGGCCGAGGAGCCTTTACCTCAACCATCCAATGCGCAGGATATCCTGGCCGATCTGTCTCGATTGCAGAAAGAGGTAGATGATCTCCGGGGGCATTATGAGACTAGTGGCCGGAAAGTCAGCGAGTGA
- a CDS encoding uncharacterized protein (ID:PFLUO_000782-T1.cds;~source:funannotate), with the protein MTTPTLINLPPPPSDPVTPSDMGPGTPNSGTTSLSGLSTTAIKDGHQGQPLAHGRHAHQSSSASTSSTTTLDAERADRISRLAGLERVTTARAGGGGHTLGAPTSVSHGPGYFESPATLKERSTVGSASATGSVGARTGTTWASGSDAYYDGDKMSEGPDPDDAVSNISNISDEGNASLVGFGEGANSTISGPTSQRPPGLNRMSSGARPTSIGSNVTPRLNPLASYLQSQSQQQNQYPHQYDHDMGGRNFSPAGSNTPEPTTEDARMVDGMTFDEDVVDTTARTPRLVTPSSELDTPGRE; encoded by the exons ATGACTACTCCAACCCTGATCAATCTCCCCCCTCCACCCTCGGACCCCGTCACTCCCTCAGACATGGGCCC AGGCACTCCCAACTCCGGCACCACCTCGTTGTCCGGGCTGTCCACGACGGCCATCAAAGACGGCCACCAGGGCCAACCATTAGCCCACGGCCGACACGCCCACcaatcctcctccgcctccacctcctccaccaccaccctggaCGCCGAGCGCGCCGACCGCATCTCCCGTCTCGCGGGTCTAGAACGAGTCACGACCGCCCGCGCCGGGGGCGGCGGCCACACCTTGGGCGCGCCCACGTCCGTCTCCCATGGCCCGGGCTACTTCGAGAGCCCGGCCACCCTCAAGGAGCGCAGCACTGTCGGCAGCGCCAGCGCGACGGGCAGTGTCGGCGCTCGCACTGGGACGACCTGGGCGTCTGGCAGTGACGCCTACTACGATGGCGACAAGATGAGCGAGGGCCCAGATCCCGACGACGCGGTGTCCAACATCAGTAACATTAGCGACGAAGGCAACGCCAGTCTCGTGGGGTTCGGCGAGGGTGCAAACAGCACCATCAGTGGGCCGACCTCGCAGCGGCCCCCCGGCCTGAATCGCATGTCCTCCGGGGCGAGACCGACTTCAATTGGAAGCAATGTGACGCCGCGTCTGAACCCGCTCGCATCGTATTTGCAGTcgcagtcgcagcagcagaaccagTATCCGCATCAGTATGACCATGACATGGGCGGCCGCAATTTCTCTCCCGCGGGCTCGAATACCCCCGAGCCAACGACGGAGGATGCCCGCATGGTCGATGGTATGACTttcgacgaggatgtcgtGGATACCACGGCCCGGACACCGCGCCTGGTGACCCCGTCGAGTGAACTCGACACGCCGGGTCGGGAATAA
- a CDS encoding uncharacterized protein (ID:PFLUO_000783-T1.cds;~source:funannotate) codes for MAAPTQLAFRTLKGIGIMDADPVYESLPGFERPEGNLRCSAYSPDGRYYAWASPESVTIVDASVGHVVSTIAADNVFELGFSPLGTYVITWQRSTKDENGDATKNLKVWRAIENQHTVVGSFVQKSQTGWNLQYTPDEKLCARVVTNEVQFYQSDNLQTVWNKLRVEGVSDFALSPGHQTHSLAVFVPERKGQPAQVKVFAVPQFGAPVSQKSFFKGDKVQLKWNASGTTVIVLAQTEVDRTGKSYYGETTLYLLSASGAFDSRVDLDKEGPIHDVSWNPNSKEFGVVYGYMPAKTTIFNMRGVPKHTFPLSPRNTILFSPHGRFVLVAGFGNLAGQMDIYDLDKNYHKITTVEASNASVCAWSPDGQFILTATTSPRLRVDNGVRIWHVGGGLVYNEEMTELYEVTWRPQSTTQHPLGDPLNKLPVPHPSATAYLATRKAPAKPAGAYRPPGARGQLTPLAFKREDQGGAAFVRDGVPGASMNGFGKPRRRDIPGADPAEEYLPPGAAPGGGVALPPGADQPERMSKSAAKNKKKREAAKKAKDDEDSSPPANAPTGPSPDRNRARNNKTDRSGNAVNGNDAKSAPPPAAAAPAPTPAPAPVPVEEPVPSAQEKKIRGLLKKIRAIDELKMRLAGGEKLEDTQMKKIHTEDSVRKELDGLGYSG; via the exons ATGGCGGCTCCGACGCAGCTTGCTT TCCGCACGCTCAAGGGCATTGGCATCATGGATGCGGATCCCGTTTATGAGTCTTTACCGGGGTTTGAGAG ACCTGAAGGGAACCTCCGCTGCAGCGCGTATTCGCCAGACGGTCGGTACTACGCATGGGCATCGCCTGAGAG CGTAACCATCGTTGACGCCTCCGTGGGCCACGTCGTCTCAAccatcgccgccgacaaCGTCTTCGAGCTCGGCTTCTCCCCGCTCGGCACCTACGTGATCACCTGGCAACGGTCGACCAAGGACGAGAATGGCGACGCAACCAAGAACCTGAAAGTGTGGCGGGCCATTGAGAACCAGCACACGGTGGTGGGCAGCTTCGTGCAGAAGAGCCAGACGGGCTGGAATTTGCAGTACACGCCGGACGAGAAGCTGTGCGCGCGCGTCGTCACCAACGAGGTCCAGTTCTACCAGTCGGACAATTTGCAAACCGTCTGGAATAAATTGCGTGTGGAGGGGGTGTCGGATTTTGCGCTCAGCCCGGGACATCAGACCCATTCGCTTGCGGTGTTTGTTCCCGAGCGCAAGGGTCAGCCTGCTCAGGTTAAGGTCTTTGCTGTACCCCAGTTTGGGGCGCCCGTCTCTCAGAAGAGTTTCTTCAAGGGAGATAAGGTCCAGCTCAAGTGGAATGCCTCCGGGACGACTGTGATTGTCCTCGCGCAGACGGAGGTCGACCGTACGGGGAAAAGTTATTATGGCGAGACCACGCTGTACCTGCTCAGCGCTAGCGGTGCATTCGACTCGCGTGTGGATTTAG ACAAAGAAGGACCCATCCACGATGTCAGCTGGAACCCCAACTCGAAGGAATTCGGTGTCGTGTACGGCTACATGCCCGCGAAGACGACTATCTTCAACATGCGCGGCGTGCCCAAGCACACTTTCCCTCTCAGCCCGCGAAACACGATCCTGTTCTCGCCCCATGGACGATTTGTCCTGGTGGCCGGCTTTGGCAATTTGGCCGGCCAAATGGACATCTACGACCTCGACAAGAACTACCACAAGATCACCACTGTCGAGGCATCCAACGCCAGCGTGTGCGCCTGGTCGCCCGATGGCCAATTCATCCTGACTGCCACGACCAGCCCGCGTCTGCGCGTCGACAACGGCGTGCGCATCTGGcacgtcggcggcggcctcgTGTACAACGAGGAGATGACCGAGTTGTACGAGGTCACCTGGAGACCCCAGAGCACGACCCAGCACCCGCTGGGTGACCCTCTCAACAAACTGCCGGTGCCTCATCCATCCGCTACGGCATACCTAGCCACCCGCAAAGCCCCTGCCAAACCCGCAGGCGCCTACCGTCCTCCCGGAGCGCGTGGCCAGCTCACCCCGCTAGCCTTCAAGCGCGAGGATCAAGGCGGTGCCGCCTTTGTCCGTGACGGCGTCCCCGGTGCCAGCATGAACGGCTTCGGCAAGCCCCGCCGTCGCGACATCCCCGGCGCCGATCCTGCGGAGGAGTACCTGCCTCCCGGCGCAGCTCCCGGTGGCGGCGTAGCCCTGCCCCCAGGTGCAGACCAGCCCGAGCGGATGTCCAAGTCCGCCgcgaagaacaagaagaagcgcgaggcCGCGAAAAAGGCcaaagacgacgaggataGCTCCCCGCCCGCCAACGCGCCTACGGGCCCCAGCCCGGACCGCAATCGCGCCAGAAACAACAAGACTGACCGCAGCGGCAATGCCGTGAACGGGAATGATGCCAAGTCCGcccctcctcctgctgctgctgctccggCCCCTACTCCGGCCCCTGCCCCTGTCCCTGTCGAGGAGCCTGTTCCCTCGGcacaggagaagaaaatccGCGGCCTTCTGAAGAAGATCCGCGCAATTGACGAGCTGAAGATGCGGCTGGCCGGTGgggagaagctggaggatacgcagatgaagaagatccacACGGAGGATTCGGTGCGCAAGGAGTTGGACGGCCTGGGGTACAGTGGTTGA
- a CDS encoding uncharacterized protein (ID:PFLUO_000784-T1.cds;~source:funannotate), with protein sequence MTQLQTPSQPNRVWASLITNLSYLPGLLTLYHSLYHPLPSSSPPTTSTTDTPPDSGSRYPFVALYTDKFPAEGLKALAARGIRAQKVPSVAPRSTKDYAQDPRFAETWTKLVAFSLTEYERVVLLDGDVLVRRNMDELMELELDDRDTLESGAGTRVFAAAHACACNPLRKAHYPAHWIPQNCAYTTQHSTPDIAQTSAPPPSAGVGMLNSGVLVITPSAHIYTEITTALEDIPRISRYDFPDQELLSDALKDRWVALPYVYNALKTLRPESVHGAIWRDDEVRAVHYIFAVKPWHEGITQQDEDEGEGMGKWKDLDETNRWWWRANLERMRRERERGIVDAYSF encoded by the exons ATGACCCAACTCCAGACTCCCTCTCAGCCCAACCGGG TCTGGGCCTCCCTAATCACCAACCTCAGCTACCTCCCGGGCCTTCTCACACTGTACCACTCGCTTTACCATCCCCTCCCTTCCAGCTCACCcccaaccacatccaccacggACACACCCCCCGACTCCGGATCGCGCTACCCCTTCGTCGCACTATACACCGACAAATTCCCCGCGGAGGGCCTCAAGGCCCTCGCGGCGCGGGGGATTCGCGCTCAAAAGGTCCCCAGCGTCGCGCCTCGCAGCACAAAGGACTATGCGCAGGACCCGCGGTTTGCGGAGACGTGGACGAAGCTGGTTGCCTTCTCGCTGACGGAGTATGAGCGCGTGGTCTTGCTGGATGGGGATGTGCTGGTCCGTCGGAACATGGATGAGTTaatggagctggagctggatgatAGGGACACGCTGGAGAGTGGAGCTGGAACGAGAGTGTTTGCCGCGGCGCATGCTTGCGCTTGTAATCCTCTGCGGAAGGCGCATTATCCCGCTCATTG GATCCCCCAGAACTGCGCCTACACGACCCAACACTCGACCCCCGACATCGCGCAAACCAgcgcaccaccaccctccgCCGGAGTGGGCATGCTCAACAGTGGCGTGTTGGTGATAACGCCCTCCGCGCACATCTACACCGAGATCACGACCGCATTAGAAGACATTCCGCGCATCTCGCGCTATGATTTCCCAGACCAGGAACTACTCTCCGATGCCCTGAAAGACCGCTGGGTGGCATTGCCGTACGTCTATAATGCTCTGAAGACGCTGCGGCCGGAGTCCGTGCATGGAGCCATTTGGCGGGATGACGAGGTGAGGGCTGTGCATTATATCTTTGCGGTTAAGCCTTGGCATGAGGGGATTACACagcaggatgaggatgagggagaagGGATGGGGAAGTGGAAGGACTTGGATGAGACGAAtagatggtggtggagggcGAATTTGGAGCGGATgagaagggagagggagaggggcATCGTGGATGCTTATTCTTTTTGA